GCACTCGAAGTCTTGAGAACTGGTTCCGCTTTGCTTGCGATTAAATCGCTGATGATCACATCCATCCTATCTGTGAGGAATCCGGCCAAATCAGCCATGGGGACCGCGATTACGGACTGTACCGAATGAGATAAATATTCCTTCAACATGCCGCGGAAGATAGCCACGGTATCTCCCAGATAGGGGGCAATGGGCGCGCCATATGCTTCAAGGAAGCAGTCGTGGTGCATCGTAAGCAGCGTGGCTCTTTTTTTACGCCATTCATGCAGAAAATTCTCGTTGCTTGTAAGCGGCAGCTCCTTGAATTCGCTGGTGAAAAAGTAGTTTTCGAGCATAAATTGCAGCTGAAACACGATCTTGCGGCGCAAAATTTCCTTAGGCGGATGCCCCTCCAACGTAAGCGTGCGATCAAGCGCTCGTGCTTCTTCGAACAGTGTCCGGTGTACCTCGACGAAGATCCCGGTAAATAAATCCTCTTTCGAGGGAAATACTTTATAGATGCTCGCTTTGGCCATGCCACAAGCTTCAGCGATGTCCTGCATGGAGGCTGCGAAATATCCTTTTTCCTTGAAAATTCGCATTGCCGTATCTATGATTTGTTTTCTTTTGAATTGTTCCATATTTTCCACCTCTACACATTCTGACATGCCCTAACCTGATGGTCAATAAAGGAATTGACGCAAAAACCTTAAAGTCATATAATGTACTCGTGAGTTTTATTGTCAGAAAATATAAGGAGGTGAGCCAGAGCAACTAAGCTTTGGCGCAACATGAAAATTAATGAACAGATTGAGATGCTAGAGATTACTCTTCAGATGGGCGAGAACCATATGGTCATCAACCCGACGGTCATCCGTGACGAGCAGGCTTACGTATTAATAGATACGGGAATGCCCGGTTGTTACGGTCCTATTACGGAGCTTTTGACTCAAGCGGGCATCGATCCGAAGGCCCCTCATTCCATTATTCTTACTCATCAGGATCTCGATCATGTGGGCGGTCTGCCGGAGTTTAAAAGTGAAAGTGTGGACGTATATGCGCATGCGGATGACCAGCCGTATATAGATGGTTTGAAGCCGATGATTAAGTTAAGCGAGGAGTTTAAGCAAGGGTTGATCGCGTCTCTGCCACAGGACCTTGCGTCTTCTTTTGAGACCGCCTTTTCGGGAAAAGTAAAAAATGTGACCCACCTGCTGGCGGACGGGGAGAAGCTACCTTTGGGTGGAGGACTTACAGTCATTCATACTCCCGGACATACGCCGGGTCATATCAGCTTGTACCATGAGCCTAGCAAAACTCTCATTGCCGGAGATGCGATGGTCGTTGATAATGGGAAGCTCCAAGGTCCCAATCCAGCAGTTACACCTGACATGCAAACTGCCCTTGCGTCGCTTCGCAAATTCAAGGCATATCCGATCGACAATGTAATTTGCTATCATGGGGGCTTATTTCAAGGCGATGTCCAAGCAGTGATTGACGAGTTGACAGAGAGCCTGTAATGGACGGCACCGGGCATTCACACCAAAGTTCATCATGGAAAGAGAGCAAGTGGATCCGGTTTTTGACGACTTGTGTCATTGCAGTTTTGGGGGGCTTTTTCTTTCAGCTGATTCATATGCCAATTCCCTGGCTGCTGGGCTCTATGGTTTTTGTCTTGATTGGCTCCAAAATATTTAGGGGCGTTACGTTCTACTGGCCCGCACAGATCCGCAATACCGGGATGATCATCATTGGTTACACATTGGGGCTATCATTCACCGCGTCGACCTTGGTGCAAATCGGTCGCCAGTTGCCGTCGATGGTTCTGTTTACAGCACTTTTGCTTCTGTGCGCTGGAGGCATCGCATTCATCATCTCATTGCTATCCAAAATTCCTTTTCCGACCGTGCTTATGGGGAGCATTCCCGGCGGGCTAAGCCAGATAGTCTCACTGGCAGAGGAAATGAAGGGTATCGATCTGACGATTGTTACCTTTTTGCAGGTATCCAGACTGATCATGATCATGTTCTTCGTACCGCTGCTTGTCTTCAGTCCGCTGTTTCATGTCACACTCAACGACGGAGCCGCAGTTGCTGCAGCAGCCGGATCTGGGTGGGATCCAGCGTTACTCCAGCATATTTGGCTATTCGCAGTCGTATGCGTACTGTTAGCGCTCATCGGCCAAAAAATCAAGTTCCCGACGGCATTTCTGCTGGGACCGATGATCGGAACAGTGCTGTTGAATTTGTCGGGTTATACAGGCCATTCATTGCCGACGTTCGTGCTTGACCTGTCGCAATTAATGATGGGGAGCTACATCGGGCTGCTGCTGAAGCCAGAAAACTTGAAAAACAAGCTCAAAATGGTGTCACTCGCACTATTGAACGGGGTGGCGCTGATCGGGTGCTCGATCTTGCTTAGCCTGCTGTTGACGCGAATGCATGACATCACTGTAGTCACGTCATTCCTTAGTCTTTCGCCGGGCGGCATGGATCAGATGGCGTTCATTGCCAAGGAAGTGAATGGAGATTTATCGGTTATTACCTGTTATCAGCTGTTCCGAACTTTGTTTATCTTTTTTGCGGTACCGCCTCTTCTGAGGTTGATCTTCCGGTCGGTGCTGAAGGAAAAAAGAACGGCCCAGTAAGTTACAACGTGCAGACCTAACTTAAACAGCAACAGCCCTTCACCACTGAACTAGATGGTGAGGGGCTGTTGCTATTGTTCGTCATTCATTATTTGAGTAACGGGTTATTACGTTTCTTAACACTTATTTTCTAATTCTGACTTCGCTGCTTCTCCTGCATTTCTAAATAATTGCGCATACGGCGCATATTTTCAGGAGCGTCCATTGGGTCCGCGGCGATCATTTCAATAATACAGAGTCTTTCGGCACGTTCCTTATCAGTTTGGATGATAGCCTGATCCAGCTCTCCGTAAGTCCGGACAGTCACAGCAAACGCGTCGCCTCCGAAAGCTTCGGCCAGCTTGGCATAAGACCAGCTCGGAATTTTATTATACTGCTGATCCTCTGTTTTAACATTTAAGTATTTCTCGATCGTATAACCGTCGTTGTTCAAGATAAAAATAATGGGCTTACATTTATAAAAGAACATGGAGCTGATCTCTTGGGCTGTTAGCTGCAAGGAGCCGTCACCAGTAAATAACAACACCCGTCGGTCCGGCGCAGCGATACTTGCACCATATGCCGAGGGAGTAGCATAACCGATGGCCTCCCAACCTCCCTGAGCAATGTACGTTACATTACGCGGCAGCCTCACCTGCGCCATCCCGTTGTAAAACGTACCGGTCTCGGCGACCACAATATCCCCCTCTTTCAGCATCTGCTGAAAACGAGGATAATAAATAGCAGCAGTTAGTGCATCATCGGCACTGCCGGTTATTTGGTCGTATGGGAATGTTACTTTTCCCGTTACACCGTGGCCCTTGTACCCAATCTTCTGCACCGCAAGCATTATTTCGGCTGCGACCACATTCGGATATACCGCTTCTGCGACCTTAACCATGTCCGGTTGAATATCGACTGTCACCAGAGGGTTTAGCTTCGCGGTGAAGTTCGCAGTGTTATTGTCCGCCAATACCATGCCTACCGCAATGATACAGTCTGCATTTTCTACCGTGGCCTGGACTTCAGAGCTTCCGAAAGAGCCTTCGTACATTCCAATATAATTAGAATGTGTTTCGTCGAATGCTCCCTTTCCGAACATCATTGTCGCAACAGGTACATTCATGGCATCGGCCAACTGCCGAACCGCTTTCTCTAAGCCGAATCGCATGGTTTTGACATCAACCAGAATGACCGGTCGGTGGGAGCGCTGCAGTAGCTGGCGGATATGTTCTGTTGCTGCCTGAAGGGTTTTCAAATTAGACGTTGGTCTCGGCGGTACCAACTCTTCTCGGGAAATGATCGGCTTAGTCACTAAATCATCAGCAATAACAAGGTATACCGGCTTTTTCTTTTCCTTCGCCATGCGAATGGCGGCAGGAATTTCAATTTCGGCGTTTTCAGGCGTCAGCACCGCGGTATAAGCCGTAAGGAGCTCATACACTTTGTGGAAGATGTCGAAATTCCCATTCATTAGAGTGTGGTGCATTAGCTTATGTTCCTTTTGATCCTTTTCAGGAGGTGCACCTACAATGTGAATCACCGGCACATGCTCGCTATTAGCACCCGCTATCGCATTACAGGCACTGAGCTCCCCGACCCCGAAAGTCGTAATAAGAGCGGACAAACCTTTGATTCTTGCGTAGCCATCCGCCGCATAACCTGAGTTCAATTCGTTCCGTCCACTAATAAACCGAATCTCGTTATACCGCTCGAGCGTATCCAATAGTGTAAAATTATAGTCTCCAGCAACGCCAAAAATTTCGGTAATGCCTTCCAGCTTCAGGCAGTCGAACAAATACTGGCCAACTGTTTTTTGAGCTGTTCCAGTGTGGGGGTTAGGGCTGCCGACCGCTATCATAGTTCCCATCTTTTGCTCACTCCCTGATCCGAGCTATGGTTTCTCAACGGATGAATAATTGCACTAATTTTTGAACCAGCGTCCAAGTCGTACTGTAACGAATAGAGATTTTATCCAATATTTTATCTTTTTCCGAATTATTCATATCGAAGCTGCTCCTTTTGGCAAAAATCGGTTCACCCGCCTTATAAAAAAATAAAGGTGGGTGAACCGATTTTTGTTCTTATAATTTAATTAGGTTAGTACTGGTTACAGGGCTTCATCTAATTTTTCGGCTACATTTTGTGTAATCCGATTGTTGACTAACATTTTTCCCGCCTCGCTACCGACCTTGCGCCCAAAAGTATGGCCAAGCAGTCCGCCGCAGACGGAGCCGAGAACAGTTCCGACTCCGGGCATGATCGATGTACCCAGAATCGCTCCATACTCAATTCCCGCCATAACGCCTAGAGCACCTGTTACATTTTCCGACGTTTGAACCGCATATTGCGATTTGTCCATCTGACCATTAGTAAGGCTTCGGGTGTCTTTAAGCTGAGAAATACCGCCCGATACTAATCCACCCCAAAGAGATCCCCCTTGGAATATTCCTTGAATCATTCTTCATTCGCCACCTTATTGATCAATATGAGTTTGTTCCGTTGAAAGTATGCCCGCTTTTTCTGCATGATTCTCATCCTTGCCGCTGAGAACATTTGCCAAATCAACTTCCTTTATGCCAGCCTTCAATTGATCGTTCATATCCAGTACCCATTCCGTTCCCTTGACAGCTATTTTTCTTACAGCTTTTCGAGCATTAGGGGAAACGGCGAGAATGATACCCGCTGCGGCAAGTAATAGGCTAATCGGCGATTTAAACATGGGAGAGACCTCTTTTCATGGGAGTTGTTACCTTTACTTTGTATAAAAAGGGAATGGATTATTCATATTAACAGCGTAGATTTCATGTTGAGGAGCTGTTGCCATAGTGCCCCAGGAAAAACAAAGATTCCTTCGTGTAATGTCGGGTCGAATCCGCATCGAGATTACCGGCCTTAAAGAAAATCCGATTACGACGGAGTTACTGCTGAGGCACTTTTCGACAATGAAGGGCATATCTCGAATTGTGCCAAATACCGTCTCTGGTCGAGCGTTGATCGAATACGACGAGACTATTATGGATGCAGGAGAGATTATTTGCGCCATTCACGAAGTTGAGCTTCTCTTGAACGATAGTGTTCGTTCACAATCCGAGCAAAAGGAGGATAATCGAGCGCCAGAGACAGTTTTAACGAAAGCGAAGGGAGAAGCAGCTTCTGCGGCTGAAATGATGTCGGATCAAGATCAGTTGAACCCACGTGCATCATTGCTTTCAATGCCAACTCCCGAACCGAAAGAGAAAGTTCCTATCACGCTTGCAATCGCTATGGGAGGGCTAGCCGTCTTGGGGGCTAAAAGGTTAATTACAGGTAGATCGGCTTTGGCCGGAAGCCCATTACCCTTTTATTTGTCAGGATTGGTTTCGATCGTCACGGGATATCCCTTCATTAAACGCGGTTTTGAATCGTTCTCTCGGACGAGGAAATGGAATTCGGATCTAATACTCGGAACTTCCGCCTTGGCGCTCGCCTTAGTCAGAGAAAACCTGGTTGTTCTTGCGGGACTCAGCGTGCTTCAATTCGTCAATTGGAAGCGAAGTCAGCTGGCGCTTGAACCGGGTCAAGAAAACAGGCTGCCGCCGGAAATTCAAAGCTACAGCGAGAAAGCGCCGAAATGGGGGCTGGTCGGGGGCGCCTTAACTTGGGCAATCACCCGTAATCCATTGCAAGGTATAGCTGTAATGTTAGCAGCGAATCCAAGGCCAGCCACTATTCCTGCACAGTTCGCATGGCAGCAAGCCGAAGTCGTTTCGCATGAGCGGAACTTTACAATGCCCACGAATAGCTCGCTATCGCAGTTAGCCCGTACAAAAACGATGCTTATCGAGGATACATCACTATTGTTCGAACAAGAGGAAAATTCGGAGGAGATTATCTTCTTCGGCGAAGAGGATTTTTCCGAGAAAGCCA
This portion of the Cohnella abietis genome encodes:
- a CDS encoding alpha-keto acid decarboxylase family protein; the encoded protein is MGTMIAVGSPNPHTGTAQKTVGQYLFDCLKLEGITEIFGVAGDYNFTLLDTLERYNEIRFISGRNELNSGYAADGYARIKGLSALITTFGVGELSACNAIAGANSEHVPVIHIVGAPPEKDQKEHKLMHHTLMNGNFDIFHKVYELLTAYTAVLTPENAEIEIPAAIRMAKEKKKPVYLVIADDLVTKPIISREELVPPRPTSNLKTLQAATEHIRQLLQRSHRPVILVDVKTMRFGLEKAVRQLADAMNVPVATMMFGKGAFDETHSNYIGMYEGSFGSSEVQATVENADCIIAVGMVLADNNTANFTAKLNPLVTVDIQPDMVKVAEAVYPNVVAAEIMLAVQKIGYKGHGVTGKVTFPYDQITGSADDALTAAIYYPRFQQMLKEGDIVVAETGTFYNGMAQVRLPRNVTYIAQGGWEAIGYATPSAYGASIAAPDRRVLLFTGDGSLQLTAQEISSMFFYKCKPIIFILNNDGYTIEKYLNVKTEDQQYNKIPSWSYAKLAEAFGGDAFAVTVRTYGELDQAIIQTDKERAERLCIIEMIAADPMDAPENMRRMRNYLEMQEKQRSQN
- a CDS encoding AbrB family transcriptional regulator; amino-acid sequence: MDGTGHSHQSSSWKESKWIRFLTTCVIAVLGGFFFQLIHMPIPWLLGSMVFVLIGSKIFRGVTFYWPAQIRNTGMIIIGYTLGLSFTASTLVQIGRQLPSMVLFTALLLLCAGGIAFIISLLSKIPFPTVLMGSIPGGLSQIVSLAEEMKGIDLTIVTFLQVSRLIMIMFFVPLLVFSPLFHVTLNDGAAVAAAAGSGWDPALLQHIWLFAVVCVLLALIGQKIKFPTAFLLGPMIGTVLLNLSGYTGHSLPTFVLDLSQLMMGSYIGLLLKPENLKNKLKMVSLALLNGVALIGCSILLSLLLTRMHDITVVTSFLSLSPGGMDQMAFIAKEVNGDLSVITCYQLFRTLFIFFAVPPLLRLIFRSVLKEKRTAQ
- a CDS encoding MBL fold metallo-hydrolase, which translates into the protein MKINEQIEMLEITLQMGENHMVINPTVIRDEQAYVLIDTGMPGCYGPITELLTQAGIDPKAPHSIILTHQDLDHVGGLPEFKSESVDVYAHADDQPYIDGLKPMIKLSEEFKQGLIASLPQDLASSFETAFSGKVKNVTHLLADGEKLPLGGGLTVIHTPGHTPGHISLYHEPSKTLIAGDAMVVDNGKLQGPNPAVTPDMQTALASLRKFKAYPIDNVICYHGGLFQGDVQAVIDELTESL
- a CDS encoding TetR/AcrR family transcriptional regulator; translated protein: MEQFKRKQIIDTAMRIFKEKGYFAASMQDIAEACGMAKASIYKVFPSKEDLFTGIFVEVHRTLFEEARALDRTLTLEGHPPKEILRRKIVFQLQFMLENYFFTSEFKELPLTSNENFLHEWRKKRATLLTMHHDCFLEAYGAPIAPYLGDTVAIFRGMLKEYLSHSVQSVIAVPMADLAGFLTDRMDVIISDLIASKAEPVLKTSSAYFNDINQLDDETRKANLEEFLKFVVVKIKELPQLVRIQDELLEVIDLLQRELGQPKPNSTLLRVYVTFLDTVSELRPYVNQLVLMLNRSSMQHDKQ